In the Candidatus Delongbacteria bacterium genome, TTGGCACAGCTCGGCCCACGTGCTGGCCCAGGCCGTCAAGGAGCTGTGGCCCGCGGCCCTGCTGGACGACGGCCCCGCCACCGAGGCCGGCTTCTTCTACGACATCAAGTTTCCCGCCCCCATCGGCGAAGAGGACCTGCCGCGCATCGAGGAGAAGATGCGCGAGGTGCTCAAGCGCAAGGAGCGCCTGGTCCGGCGCGAGCTGAGTGTCGACGAGGCCCGCAGCTTCTTCGCGGCCCGGGGCGAGCGCTTCAAGCTGGAACTCATCGACGCCATCGCAGCGCGCGGCGAATCCATCACCGTCTACGAGCAGGGCGCCTGGGCCGACCTCTGCCGTGGTCCGCACCTGTTGGACACGGCCAAGATCAAGGCCGTCAAGGTGCTCAGCGTGGCCGGCGCCTATCTGCACGGGGACGAGAAGAACGAGCAGCTGCAGCGCGTGCGCGCCATCAGCTTCCCCAGCCAGGCGGAGCTGGACCAGCACCTCTTCCTGATCGGGGAAGCCAAGAAGCGCGACCACCGCAAGCTGGGCCGCGAGCTGGAGCTGTTCTCCTTCCACGAGGTGGGGCCGGGCTTCCCCTTCTGGCATCCCAACGGCACCGTGGTCTACGACGAGCTGGTGCGCTTCTGGCGCGAGCTGCACCGCGAGGCCGGCTACAGCGAGATTCGCACCCCCATGATCCTCTCGGAGAGTCTCTGGCACAAGAGCGGCCACTGGGACCACTACCGCGAGAACATGTACTTCACGCAGATCGACGAGCAGGACTACGCGGTCAAGCCCATGAACTGCCCGGGCTGCTGCACGGTCTTCGGCAGCCAGCCGCACTCCTACAAGGAACTGCCGCTCAAGCTGGCGGAGATGGGCCAGGTGCACCGCCACGAGAAGTCCGGCGTGCTCCAGGGCCTGTTCCGCGTGCGCATGTTCACGCAGGACGACGCGCACATCTTTTGCACCCCGCCCCAGATCGAGGACGAGATCGTCAAGGTCATCCAGCTGGTGGACCGGATCTACTCGACCTTCGGCTTCAGCTACGAGATGGAACTCTCCACCCGCCCGGAGGAGAAGTACATCGGCAGCCTGGAGATCTGGGAGCAGGCCGAGGGCGCCCTCAAGGCGGCCCTGGCGCGGGTGGGCGCCACCTACAAGCTGAACCCCGGCGACGGCGCCTTCTACGGTCCGAAGATCGACTTCCACATCAAGGACTGCCTGGGGCGCCGCTGGCAGTGCGCCACCATCCAGCTGGACTTCAGCATGCCCGAGCGCTTCGAGCTGGAGTACACGGCGGAGGACGGAGGGCGCCAGCGCCCCGTGATGATCCACCGCGCGATTTTCGGCTCCTTCGAGCGCTTCATCGGGATCCTGATCGAGCACTTCGCCGGCAACCTGCCCACTTGGCTGGCCCCCGTCCAGGCCATCGTGCTGCCCATCACCGAGGGGCAGTTGGAGGCCGCGCGGAGCGTGCAGCAGGAGCTGCTCAAGGCGGGCCTGCGGGCCCAGCTCGAGACGCGCTCGGAAAAGATCGGCTACAAGATCCGCGCCGCCGAACTGCGCAAGATCCCCTGGATCCTGGTGGTGGGGGCGCGCGAGGCCGAGCAGGGCCTGGTGGCGGTGCGCCGGCACGGCCAGGGCGACTTGGGCGTGCGTCCGGTGGCGGAACTGGTCAGCGAACTGCGGGGCCTGGTGG is a window encoding:
- the thrS gene encoding threonine--tRNA ligase — its product is MFTLTFPDGAQRQVQPGATPLEVAKEISPSLAKAALAAELDGELVSLVHPIHKDARIRFLTWEDEAGKTVYWHSSAHVLAQAVKELWPAALLDDGPATEAGFFYDIKFPAPIGEEDLPRIEEKMREVLKRKERLVRRELSVDEARSFFAARGERFKLELIDAIAARGESITVYEQGAWADLCRGPHLLDTAKIKAVKVLSVAGAYLHGDEKNEQLQRVRAISFPSQAELDQHLFLIGEAKKRDHRKLGRELELFSFHEVGPGFPFWHPNGTVVYDELVRFWRELHREAGYSEIRTPMILSESLWHKSGHWDHYRENMYFTQIDEQDYAVKPMNCPGCCTVFGSQPHSYKELPLKLAEMGQVHRHEKSGVLQGLFRVRMFTQDDAHIFCTPPQIEDEIVKVIQLVDRIYSTFGFSYEMELSTRPEEKYIGSLEIWEQAEGALKAALARVGATYKLNPGDGAFYGPKIDFHIKDCLGRRWQCATIQLDFSMPERFELEYTAEDGGRQRPVMIHRAIFGSFERFIGILIEHFAGNLPTWLAPVQAIVLPITEGQLEAARSVQQELLKAGLRAQLETRSEKIGYKIRAAELRKIPWILVVGAREAEQGLVAVRRHGQGDLGVRPVAELVSELRGLVDGRRLEESVTA